The following proteins are co-located in the Pochonia chlamydosporia 170 chromosome 6, whole genome shotgun sequence genome:
- a CDS encoding rab GDP-dissociation inhibitor (similar to Aspergillus terreus NIH2624 XP_001208827.1) — protein MDEIAKEYDVIVLGTGLTECILSGVLSVKGKKVLHIDRNDHYGGEAASVNLETLFKKYGNFQAGTEPWKNYGRPNDWNIDLVPKFLMSSGELTNILVSTDVTRYLEFKQVAGSYVQQGASNKATVAKVPSDAGEALKSPLMGIFEKRRMKSFIEWVGTFNPKDPATHKGLDLNTCTMKDVYDKFGLEVTTKDFIGHAMALYLTDDYITTKGQAPEAIERIRLYGNSVARYGKSPYIYPLYGLGELPQGFARLSAIYGGTYMLNTNVDELLFDGDKASGIKATMKTGAEDMKFETKAKMILGDPSYFPNKAKISGHVLRAICILKHPLAGTNDSDSAQLIIPQSQVGRKNDIYIACVSSAHNVCPKGYWIAIVSTIAETSANHHLELQPGLERLGKIEEQFMGPPIPIYEPLEDGKKDNLFISRSYDATSHFETTTDDVKDIYRRCMGEELKVEGLREGITVAEE, from the exons atggatgaGATTGCAAAGGAGTACGATGTCATTGTGCTGGGCACTG GCTTGACCGAATGTATTCTCTCTGG TGTGCTAAGtgtcaagggcaagaaggtccTGCACATTGACCGCAACGACCACTATGGCGG CGAAGCCGCGTCAGTGAACCTCGAAACG CTCTTCAAGAAGTATGGAAACTTCCAAGCTGGCACAGAGCCCTGGAAAAACTACGGCCGACCCAACGACTGGAACATTGATCTCGTCCCCAAGTTCCTCATGTCCTCTGGCGAGCTGACCAACATTCTCGTTTCCACCGATGTTACCCGATATCTCGAGTTCAAGCAAGTTGCTGGCAGCTATGTCCAGCAGGGTGCTTCTAACAAGGCCACTGTTGCCAAGGTGCCTTCTGATGCCGGCGAAGCTCTCAAGTCCCCGCTTATGGGTATCTTTGAGAAGCGTCGTATGAAGTCCTTCATCGAGTGGGTTGGCACTTTTAACCCCAAGGACCCTGCAACGCATAAGG gacttgacttgaacaCCTGCACCATGAAGGACGTTTACGACAAGTTCGGCCTTGAGGTCACCACCAAGGACTTCATTGGCCACGCCATGGCCCTGTATCTCACCGATGACTACATCACAACCAAGGGACAGGCTCCCGAGGCCATTGAGCGCATCCGCCTATACGGAAACTCTGTCGCCCGATACGGAAAGTCCCCTTACATCTACCCTCTCTACGGTCTCGGTGAGCTGCCCCAGGGCTTCGCTCGTCTTTCCGCCATTTACGGTGGCACCTACAtgctcaacaccaatgtGGATGAGCTGCTCTTCGATGGAGACAAGGCTTCCGGCATCAAGGCCACCATGAAGACTGGTGCTGAGGATATGAAGTTTgagaccaaggccaagatgaTCCTCGGTGACCCATCCTACTTCCCCAACAAGGCGAAGATTTCTGGCCACGTCCTGCGAGCCATCTGCATCCTCAAACACCCCTTGGCCGGCACCAACGATAGCGACTCTGCTCAGCTGATTATTCCCCAGTCTCAAGTTGGTCGCAAGAATG ACATCTACATTGCTTGCGTATCGTCTGCCCACAATGTCTGCCCCAAGGGCTACTGGATCGCCATCGTTTCCACTATTGCCGAGACATCtgccaaccaccacctcgaGCTGCAGCCTGGCCTGGAGCGCCTGGGCAAGATTGAAGAGCAATTCATG GGCCCGCCGATCCCCATCTATGAACCCCTTGAGGACGGGAAGAAAGACAACCTCTTCATCTCCAGGAGCTATGACGCAACTAGCCACTTTGAGACTACTACCGACGATGTCAAGGACATTTATCGCCGCTGCATGGGCGAGGAGCTCAAGGTTGAAGGTCTGAGAGAGGGCATCACTGTTGCTGAGGagtaa
- a CDS encoding 50S ribosomal protein L4 (similar to Metarhizium robertsii ARSEF 23 XP_007822719.1), translating to MASPSALRPSTGCLLRIGSQFASARAATFSTTARQCKRKTKDNNKNRGVSSLYGSGPRERLSMSDVPLPKPRDFKPKIAVDENHGLWGFFPESGKALWSPKETEEHGRAWTVEELRKKSWEDLHSLWWVCCKERNMLATSKVELVRGKFGFGDRELEARDDEVRKTMRSIKHALTERYYTWEEAVGVAASDPEIDMHAEDGQVYKPSAYEEDVVEESWAEGKSAEQESVKVKAEKEPSR from the exons ATGGCTAGCCCGAGTGCTTTGCGGCCATCCACTGGCTGCTTATTACGAATTGGCTCACAATTTGCCTCCGCCCGGGCTGCCACATTCTCAACCACAGCTCGACAGTGCAAGCGGAAGACCAAAGACAACAATAAGAATCGAGGCGTCAGCAGCCTATACGGGTCAGGGCCTCGAGAGCGCCTTTCCATGTCCGACGTGCCTCTACCTAAGCCACGCGACTTCAAACCAAAGATTGCCGTTGACGAAAACCACGGTCTGTGGGGATTCTTCCCCGAGTCTGGCAAGGCGCTGTGGTCGCCCAAGGAAACTGAGGAACACGGACGGGCGTGGACTGTGGAAGAGCTTCGAAAGAAGTCATGGGAGGACCTGCATTCTCTGTGGTGGGTGTGCTGCAAAGAGAGAAATATGCTCGCAACGTCCAAGGTGGAGTTGGTAAGGGGCAAGTTTGGATTCGGCGATAGGGAACTGGAGGCACGAGATGACGAG GTCAGGAAAACTATGCGATCTATCAAACACGCCCTGACGGAACGATACTACACTTGGGAGGAGGCTGTGGGTGTGGCAGCGTCTGATCCTGAGATTGACATGCACGCGGAAGATGGCCAGGTCTACAAACCCTCAGCGTACgaggaggatgttgttgaggagagTTGGGCGGAAGGGAAGAGCGCGGAACAGGAGTcagtcaaagtcaaggctgagaaggaacCGAGCCGGTGA